Proteins encoded by one window of Geobacter sp. DSM 9736:
- a CDS encoding efflux RND transporter periplasmic adaptor subunit, producing MKTWRIIYKYLPMLLLSAALFAGCTSREHGDTHSANEHEEEKVQITAYSDKSEVFMEFAEPVAGEKTDFLIHLTRLADWKPVNQGSLKLVFTPAAGAPASFTIPAPARPGIYQAGLTLAKEGEYSLAIIPEGTGFADTITIPHVHVVRKGEAHAAHEKGKHPETPKKEEAHQKEHAESEHDDHDHEGATEEAHHGETEEAHHGEEVATVITGTGGGTIPFLKEQQWVTEFMTQPAVRKDLATYFSTMGELLPVSNAEAIVSAPLAGIISGSKSLPFIGKKVTKGEIVAYIEPPVRQEGGMGQLTAGYAEARNRVALAQKEYDRAKRLYEAKIAPLKRVEEAELTLSSAKAALEPLERAVNSIRGDAGNGRIAVRAPVGGTVVEINAANGKGVEAGQPILRVVNTGTLWLKANLPAADAGKAALASGATFTITGLDGEFRPSRLVTVGDMLDPQTRTLPVIFEVPNPGARLKVGMFANVAIRTGEARNALTVPKEALVEDESRWFVFVQTSGEAFERREVKIGAQDKGHVQVVEGLQPHERVVTKGAYYVKLAATAGKGADPHAGHAH from the coding sequence ATGAAAACCTGGAGAATCATTTACAAATATCTGCCGATGCTGCTGCTCTCCGCTGCCCTTTTCGCCGGATGCACTTCCCGGGAACATGGGGATACTCATTCCGCCAACGAGCATGAGGAGGAAAAGGTCCAGATAACGGCATACTCGGATAAATCGGAAGTGTTCATGGAGTTCGCAGAGCCGGTGGCGGGAGAAAAGACGGATTTTCTGATCCACCTCACGCGGCTTGCCGACTGGAAACCGGTCAACCAGGGGTCGCTGAAGCTCGTATTTACACCGGCCGCCGGGGCACCCGCCTCCTTCACGATACCGGCGCCCGCCCGTCCGGGAATTTATCAGGCCGGACTGACCCTGGCAAAGGAGGGGGAATACTCCCTCGCCATAATTCCTGAAGGCACGGGGTTTGCCGACACGATAACCATTCCGCACGTGCATGTGGTGCGGAAAGGCGAAGCCCATGCCGCGCACGAGAAGGGGAAACACCCCGAGACTCCGAAGAAAGAGGAGGCGCACCAGAAAGAGCACGCCGAATCGGAGCATGACGACCATGACCATGAGGGTGCGACCGAAGAAGCACATCATGGTGAGACCGAAGAAGCCCACCATGGGGAGGAAGTGGCGACCGTGATCACCGGAACCGGTGGCGGCACCATACCCTTTCTCAAGGAACAGCAATGGGTGACCGAATTCATGACGCAGCCGGCCGTGCGAAAGGACCTCGCCACCTATTTCTCGACCATGGGAGAACTGCTGCCGGTCTCAAATGCGGAGGCGATCGTTTCGGCACCGCTGGCAGGGATCATCTCCGGCAGCAAATCGCTTCCCTTTATCGGCAAAAAAGTTACCAAGGGGGAGATCGTAGCCTACATCGAACCCCCGGTGCGCCAGGAAGGGGGCATGGGCCAACTGACTGCGGGGTATGCCGAAGCAAGGAACCGGGTCGCGCTTGCGCAGAAGGAGTACGACCGGGCGAAGCGCCTCTACGAGGCCAAGATAGCCCCGCTGAAACGGGTCGAGGAAGCGGAATTGACACTGTCCAGTGCGAAGGCTGCGCTGGAGCCGCTTGAAAGAGCCGTCAACAGCATCAGGGGGGATGCCGGCAACGGCCGGATTGCCGTTCGGGCACCCGTCGGCGGCACCGTTGTGGAGATCAACGCCGCCAACGGCAAGGGGGTCGAGGCCGGACAGCCGATCCTGCGAGTGGTCAATACCGGCACCCTCTGGCTTAAAGCCAATCTTCCGGCGGCCGATGCCGGCAAGGCGGCTCTGGCCTCGGGAGCGACCTTTACCATTACCGGACTCGATGGGGAATTCCGGCCGTCGCGGCTCGTCACGGTCGGAGACATGCTCGATCCGCAGACACGTACGCTGCCGGTTATTTTCGAAGTACCGAACCCGGGGGCCCGGCTCAAGGTCGGAATGTTCGCGAACGTGGCGATACGTACCGGAGAAGCAAGGAACGCCCTGACTGTGCCGAAGGAAGCGCTTGTCGAGGATGAGAGTCGCTGGTTCGTCTTCGTCCAGACCTCAGGGGAAGCATTCGAGCGGCGGGAGGTAAAGATAGGGGCTCAGGACAAAGGCCATGTTCAAGTGGTGGAAGGGCTCCAGCCTCACGAACGTGTGGTGACGAAAGGTGCCTACTACGTCAAGCTGGCAGCGACTGCGGGGAAAGGTGCTGACCCCCATGCCGGACATGCCCACTAG
- a CDS encoding TolC family protein, translating to MNPTFLKQQACLFIAASALLCAAISTAAAEEKTFTLQELLSMARENNGELKALRAELGIGEAGRMKAGLYTNPVLELEGETGALTGSSSEDRISIGLSQEFLTGGKRKKRMAVTDAELGTLEKRLQDAQRLVMLDVKTAYYDLLLAKDRLALANTYHELNSQLLGITRERFAAGDVPELDVNLAKVETARSEGRRSAADREVAATRLQLSVRTGLPVSQSPEVTGSLTSLPYGTNFETDLSSMKSAALNRADLKALETEREKGEAEVVLAKADRLPNITAGISFTRERTSTSIGNLEDRDTDNLIGLKLSVPLPVFDRNQAGIHEAGARKSSAESRYQSLRRRIEQEVESAHGQFINAEMLVKIYGQEIIPQMNENLKVVQEAYRLGELGILPVIEEQKKFAEVNEDYLSALHNRNTALARLEAATGTEFKEADGGDK from the coding sequence TTGAATCCGACATTCTTGAAACAACAGGCATGCCTTTTCATAGCTGCCTCGGCGCTGCTGTGTGCCGCCATCTCCACGGCAGCGGCAGAAGAAAAAACTTTCACGCTGCAGGAGCTCCTCTCCATGGCGAGAGAGAACAACGGCGAACTAAAGGCGCTTCGCGCCGAGCTCGGCATAGGCGAAGCAGGAAGAATGAAGGCGGGACTCTACACCAATCCGGTGCTTGAGCTGGAAGGGGAAACCGGAGCTCTTACCGGCAGTTCCTCGGAGGATCGGATCTCCATCGGCCTTTCGCAGGAATTCCTGACCGGCGGAAAGCGGAAGAAGCGCATGGCCGTCACCGACGCTGAATTGGGCACCCTGGAAAAGCGTCTCCAGGATGCGCAACGGCTGGTAATGCTTGATGTAAAGACCGCATATTACGACCTTTTGCTTGCGAAAGACCGCCTGGCCCTCGCCAATACATACCATGAGCTGAACAGCCAGCTCCTGGGCATCACGAGGGAGCGGTTCGCCGCCGGCGACGTTCCTGAACTCGACGTGAATCTCGCCAAAGTCGAGACTGCCCGAAGCGAGGGGAGAAGAAGCGCTGCGGACCGCGAGGTTGCTGCAACGCGACTGCAACTCTCAGTGCGCACGGGGCTTCCCGTGTCGCAAAGCCCGGAAGTAACCGGCAGCCTGACCAGCCTGCCCTACGGCACTAACTTCGAAACCGATCTCTCCTCAATGAAGTCGGCAGCCCTGAATCGCGCCGATCTGAAGGCACTGGAGACGGAACGCGAAAAAGGAGAAGCTGAGGTCGTGCTCGCAAAGGCCGATCGGCTTCCGAACATAACCGCCGGCATTTCGTTCACAAGGGAAAGAACATCGACCTCCATCGGCAACCTTGAGGATCGCGATACGGACAACCTCATAGGGCTGAAGCTATCCGTTCCGCTCCCGGTCTTCGACCGCAATCAGGCCGGAATCCATGAAGCCGGCGCAAGAAAAAGCAGCGCAGAAAGCCGGTACCAGTCTCTCCGCCGGCGTATCGAGCAAGAGGTGGAGTCGGCCCATGGGCAGTTCATCAATGCCGAGATGCTTGTAAAGATCTACGGCCAGGAGATCATCCCGCAGATGAACGAGAACCTCAAAGTGGTTCAGGAGGCTTACCGGCTGGGTGAGCTGGGTATTCTCCCAGTAATCGAAGAGCAGAAGAAATTTGCGGAAGTAAACGAGGATTACCTCTCCGCTCTGCACAACAGGAACACAGCCCTGGCAAGACTTGAAGCGGCGACGGGAACGGAGTTCAAGGAAGCGGACGGAGGAGACAAATGA
- a CDS encoding TonB-dependent receptor, protein MQKTLTVTQTTCRALALLGISGMLLSLSLTAAYAEDSSAESSRRLEKQLEELLRRDAEKQKQLDDLRRRLDMLQKEPLAGGAGPNHEKSGRDTDAQQDARPATADPHDHATEEPPSTRARLIDLSVDALVAAGSSTEDDESLQSLQGGGHDPRKRGFTVQNIELSLKGAVDPFMTGEAHIIFFLEPLTGETQIELEEIFLTTQHRPFGLQLEAGHFFTEFGRINPLHPHQWHWQDQPVINTRLFGPDGMRGPGFRLGWLAPLPWSSELHVGAQNANGETMASFLANEEFFEERSIGGRPFVNRRVRNLRDLVYLARVDNSWSLADDLTMKLGFSGLYGPNATGPRAETLIYGADLVLKWRPVKGEMKWPFVTWESEIMKRDYRAASFFDDSNPAEVVDLPAANLRDWGLYTQVLFGFHHGWAAGVRYDYATGSGESMGGREPDPFRNDRHRVSPLISWQPTEFSRLRLQYNYDRVDHLASGEAHSVWLGVEFMYGAHPEHSY, encoded by the coding sequence ATGCAAAAGACCTTAACCGTGACTCAAACCACCTGTCGAGCCCTCGCCCTGCTGGGCATCTCAGGCATGCTCCTCAGCCTATCCCTCACCGCTGCATATGCGGAAGACAGCAGTGCGGAAAGCTCCCGACGCCTGGAGAAGCAGTTGGAGGAACTCCTGCGCAGGGATGCGGAAAAGCAGAAGCAGCTAGACGACCTGCGGCGACGCCTCGATATGCTGCAAAAAGAGCCGTTGGCCGGAGGGGCAGGACCGAACCATGAGAAGTCCGGAAGGGACACCGATGCACAGCAGGATGCCCGCCCCGCCACTGCCGACCCCCACGATCATGCGACTGAGGAACCGCCAAGCACGAGGGCCCGGCTCATCGACCTTTCGGTGGATGCACTCGTTGCAGCCGGAAGCTCGACGGAGGACGACGAATCGCTGCAATCCCTCCAGGGGGGAGGGCACGATCCGCGCAAGCGCGGATTCACCGTGCAGAACATCGAGCTCTCCCTCAAGGGTGCCGTAGATCCCTTCATGACCGGCGAAGCGCACATCATCTTTTTCCTTGAGCCGCTGACCGGCGAAACGCAGATAGAACTGGAAGAGATTTTTCTCACCACCCAGCACCGCCCCTTCGGCCTCCAGCTGGAGGCAGGGCATTTCTTCACCGAATTCGGCAGGATCAACCCGCTGCACCCTCACCAGTGGCATTGGCAGGATCAGCCGGTCATCAACACGCGGCTCTTCGGTCCCGACGGCATGCGCGGACCGGGCTTCCGGCTGGGGTGGCTCGCTCCCCTTCCCTGGTCCTCAGAGCTCCATGTGGGTGCCCAGAATGCAAACGGCGAGACAATGGCCAGCTTCCTCGCCAACGAGGAGTTCTTCGAGGAACGCTCTATTGGCGGAAGACCTTTCGTCAACCGGCGGGTCAGGAACCTTAGGGACCTGGTCTACCTGGCCCGCGTCGACAACTCCTGGAGCCTTGCGGATGACCTGACGATGAAGCTCGGATTTTCCGGGCTCTACGGCCCCAACGCCACCGGACCGAGAGCTGAAACCTTAATCTACGGCGCCGACCTGGTCCTGAAGTGGCGCCCGGTAAAGGGGGAAATGAAGTGGCCTTTCGTCACCTGGGAATCGGAGATCATGAAGCGGGATTACCGAGCCGCATCCTTCTTCGATGACTCCAATCCGGCCGAGGTAGTGGACCTTCCGGCTGCGAACCTCCGAGACTGGGGTCTCTACACACAGGTATTGTTCGGTTTCCACCACGGATGGGCCGCCGGAGTGAGGTACGATTACGCGACCGGCAGCGGCGAGAGCATGGGTGGACGGGAGCCGGACCCCTTTCGTAACGACCGGCATCGGGTATCGCCGCTCATCTCCTGGCAACCGACGGAGTTCTCGCGCCTTCGCCTCCAGTACAACTATGACCGGGTGGACCATCTCGCAAGCGGGGAAGCACATTCGGTGTGGCTCGGAGTCGAGTTCATGTACGGAGCTCACCCGGAGCACTCGTACTGA
- a CDS encoding efflux RND transporter periplasmic adaptor subunit, protein MRRLILVSATLTLLAAATGCGEKGKTPQPAPPQQAYGKTEVAEEAGMCREHGVLEALCTKCNPKLAPVFQAKGDWCAEHGFPESVCPTCHPERGGKPAVDVAGDDAPADGTKVLLKTKETERLAGIETTKAVPGKGTAAIVAPAVIAYDATRMAQVNARSSGVVRRVSADIGAWVAAGSPLAVIESAAVGTDQSKLAVARSRAQMMETNYRRKVDLEKKGISAKKEVLAAEQEYREAVAEVEALQASLRGVGPAAGSGRYTLKAPVSGVVTQRNVSVDRYVDPQMTLFEIVDTSSMWAEVAVREADLGAVKIGSSVTLTFDAISGRDFKGTISNLASVIDPQTRTVKARVRLANTNGLLRANMYGQARIQAGGERSSSAVPRGAVQRAKSVNVAFVRVAPAEYETRRVQLAETRGSNGMVDIASGIEVGEEVVVAGSFFLKTETLRDSIGAGCCEVESK, encoded by the coding sequence ATGCGCCGGCTGATTCTGGTTTCAGCGACACTGACCCTTCTTGCCGCAGCCACTGGCTGCGGCGAGAAGGGGAAAACTCCCCAACCCGCTCCACCGCAGCAGGCTTACGGGAAGACCGAGGTAGCGGAAGAGGCCGGGATGTGCAGGGAGCACGGGGTTCTCGAAGCCCTGTGCACCAAGTGCAATCCGAAACTCGCTCCTGTTTTCCAGGCAAAGGGGGACTGGTGCGCGGAGCACGGCTTCCCCGAGTCGGTGTGCCCGACCTGCCATCCGGAGCGGGGGGGGAAACCGGCTGTTGACGTTGCCGGCGACGATGCCCCTGCCGACGGGACGAAGGTCCTCCTCAAAACGAAGGAGACCGAGCGTCTGGCAGGCATCGAGACCACCAAAGCAGTACCGGGCAAGGGGACTGCGGCCATTGTTGCTCCGGCAGTTATTGCGTACGACGCGACCCGGATGGCCCAGGTAAATGCGCGTTCGTCGGGGGTTGTCAGGCGGGTTTCCGCCGACATCGGCGCCTGGGTTGCGGCAGGCTCGCCACTCGCCGTCATCGAAAGTGCCGCGGTGGGTACGGATCAGTCCAAGCTTGCCGTGGCACGAAGCCGCGCGCAGATGATGGAGACCAACTACCGGCGTAAGGTCGATCTCGAAAAAAAGGGAATATCGGCCAAAAAGGAGGTCCTTGCAGCGGAGCAGGAATACCGTGAGGCTGTTGCCGAGGTGGAGGCGCTGCAGGCATCCTTGCGAGGCGTCGGTCCGGCCGCGGGTAGCGGCCGGTACACGCTGAAGGCGCCGGTTTCGGGCGTGGTGACGCAGCGTAACGTCTCTGTCGATCGTTACGTCGACCCCCAGATGACGCTCTTCGAGATCGTCGATACATCTTCCATGTGGGCCGAGGTCGCGGTGCGCGAAGCCGATCTCGGCGCGGTCAAAATCGGCTCGTCCGTTACCCTCACCTTCGACGCCATAAGCGGGCGCGATTTCAAGGGGACCATCTCCAACCTCGCCTCCGTCATCGATCCTCAGACAAGGACGGTGAAGGCACGGGTCCGTCTTGCGAACACCAACGGGCTCCTGAGGGCGAACATGTATGGTCAGGCACGTATCCAGGCCGGCGGGGAAAGGTCCTCATCGGCGGTACCACGGGGAGCCGTCCAGCGGGCCAAGTCTGTCAACGTCGCTTTTGTGAGGGTGGCGCCGGCGGAATACGAAACCCGGCGGGTTCAGCTGGCGGAAACCCGCGGCAGCAACGGAATGGTGGATATAGCCTCGGGAATCGAAGTGGGGGAGGAGGTTGTCGTCGCCGGAAGTTTTTTCCTCAAGACGGAAACCCTCAGGGATTCCATCGGCGCCGGCTGCTGCGAGGTCGAGAGCAAGTAA
- a CDS encoding efflux RND transporter permease subunit — translation MLNHIIHWSLNHRMTVIAAWALIAVMGVVAFLRLPLDAFPDTTPVQVQVNTVAPALSPLEIERQVSAPLEQAISGLPKLKEVRSLSKFGLSQITVIFEDGMDIYLSRQVVMERIQGVALSAGIEKPQLGPVATGLGEVFHYLITAKDKSLAELRTLHDWVVKPQMRSVPGVAEVNTWGGDERRIEIVVDPEELAKRGLSLDQLIEAVEQNNANVGGGTIDRAGESSLVQGVGIIRTPQELEEVVVTAREGIPVRVADVARVMEGREIRRGAVTADGKGEAILGLGFMLMGENSHDVTTRLKTRLDEVKKSLPKGVEVATAYDRTSLVDKVLHTVEKNLFEGAILVIAVIFVFLGNLRAGLIVALAIPLSMLFAFDLMLRFGIAGSLMSLGAIDFGLIVDSSVITVENSVRRLSEDKSGRSVIDVVRDAAIEVRKPTMFGELIIMIVYLPILALEGVEGKLFRPMALTVIFALLGSMALSLTLMPVLASMGLVRKREEKEPYVVRRLKEWYRPVLDFALHRRRVVLWAAVGCLLVAGLLATRLGSEFVPRLMEGTIVVNTVRLSGVSLDESVRYGTHIERALLEKFPNEIERLWTRTGSAEVATDPMGVELSDIFITLKPRERWKRARTQAELVAVMEKELGSFPGMKLIFTQPIEMRVNEMVAGIRSDVGIKIFGDDLDILKAKAKEVEKAVKGVPGAADVSVEQVTGQPLVQVEVDRAATARYGIPAAEVLEVVEALGGRHVGDLQEGERRFPIAVRVDDRYRAEPDDLGRILVTSASGERIPLSLLTKINTSEGPSTINREWGKRRIVVQANVRGSDVGSFVSDVQAAIEREVKLPSGYYVQYGGQFENLQRAQKRLMIVVPIALLLIFTLLYFTYGRVIDAARVFTGVPFAAVGGIVALWLRGMPFSISAGVGFVALSGVSVLGDMVLVSAVRDLTAKGVPLLEAIRQAAEKRLRPVLMTALVASLGFVPMALNTGIGAEVQRPLATVVIGGVVSSTLLTLLVLPVLYVVFGRPQGVESIEKTE, via the coding sequence ATGCTGAATCACATTATTCATTGGTCCCTCAATCACCGGATGACGGTCATAGCTGCATGGGCCCTCATCGCCGTCATGGGTGTGGTCGCCTTCCTGCGGCTTCCCCTCGACGCCTTTCCCGATACGACCCCCGTCCAGGTTCAGGTGAACACGGTGGCGCCGGCCCTTTCTCCTCTGGAGATTGAGCGGCAGGTTTCGGCCCCGCTGGAACAGGCGATCTCTGGGCTTCCGAAGCTGAAGGAGGTGCGCTCTCTTTCAAAGTTCGGGCTCTCCCAGATCACCGTCATCTTCGAGGACGGAATGGACATTTACCTCTCGCGCCAGGTGGTCATGGAACGGATACAGGGTGTGGCCCTTTCCGCCGGCATCGAGAAGCCCCAGCTGGGGCCGGTTGCGACGGGGCTGGGCGAGGTATTCCACTACCTTATTACCGCAAAGGACAAGTCCCTCGCTGAGCTGCGCACGCTGCACGACTGGGTGGTGAAGCCGCAGATGCGCTCCGTTCCAGGCGTTGCCGAAGTGAACACGTGGGGCGGCGACGAGCGGCGGATCGAGATAGTCGTGGACCCGGAGGAACTCGCGAAACGGGGCCTGTCCCTGGATCAGCTCATCGAAGCCGTGGAGCAAAACAATGCCAACGTCGGCGGGGGCACCATCGATCGGGCAGGGGAGTCGAGTCTGGTTCAGGGTGTCGGAATCATCAGGACGCCGCAGGAGCTGGAAGAAGTCGTCGTGACGGCCAGGGAGGGGATCCCGGTCCGGGTAGCCGACGTCGCGCGGGTGATGGAAGGGCGGGAGATACGCCGCGGCGCGGTGACGGCCGACGGCAAGGGTGAGGCGATCCTCGGCCTCGGCTTCATGCTTATGGGGGAGAACAGCCACGACGTCACCACCCGGCTCAAGACTCGCCTCGACGAGGTGAAGAAGAGCCTGCCCAAGGGGGTCGAGGTGGCAACGGCCTACGATCGCACGTCGCTTGTGGACAAGGTCCTCCACACGGTGGAAAAGAACCTCTTCGAAGGCGCCATCCTCGTCATCGCAGTCATCTTCGTCTTTCTCGGGAACCTCAGAGCCGGTCTCATCGTCGCCCTGGCGATTCCGCTCTCGATGCTCTTCGCCTTCGACCTGATGCTCCGCTTCGGGATCGCCGGAAGCCTCATGAGCCTCGGCGCCATCGACTTCGGCCTCATCGTCGACAGCTCCGTCATCACGGTGGAGAATTCCGTGAGGCGCCTTTCCGAGGACAAAAGTGGCCGGAGCGTCATCGACGTCGTCCGGGATGCCGCCATAGAAGTCCGCAAGCCGACCATGTTCGGCGAGCTGATAATAATGATCGTCTACCTTCCCATTCTTGCCCTGGAGGGGGTGGAGGGGAAGCTCTTCAGGCCGATGGCCCTCACCGTCATCTTCGCGCTCCTCGGCTCCATGGCGCTCTCTCTCACCCTCATGCCCGTGCTGGCCAGCATGGGCCTTGTCCGGAAAAGGGAGGAGAAGGAGCCGTACGTCGTGCGGCGGTTGAAGGAATGGTATCGTCCGGTTCTTGATTTCGCGCTCCACCGGCGCCGGGTGGTGCTCTGGGCGGCCGTAGGATGCCTTTTAGTCGCGGGGCTCCTTGCCACCCGGCTCGGCTCGGAATTCGTCCCGCGGCTGATGGAAGGGACGATCGTTGTAAACACCGTCCGGCTTTCCGGCGTCTCACTGGACGAGTCAGTGCGCTACGGGACCCACATCGAGAGGGCGCTCCTGGAGAAGTTTCCCAACGAAATAGAGCGGCTCTGGACCCGTACCGGGAGTGCCGAGGTCGCAACGGACCCGATGGGGGTCGAGCTCAGCGACATCTTCATCACATTGAAGCCGAGAGAGAGGTGGAAACGTGCCCGTACACAGGCCGAACTCGTAGCGGTCATGGAAAAAGAGCTGGGCTCCTTCCCCGGAATGAAACTGATCTTCACCCAGCCCATAGAGATGCGGGTAAACGAGATGGTGGCGGGGATACGATCGGATGTGGGGATCAAAATCTTCGGTGACGACCTCGACATCCTGAAGGCGAAGGCGAAGGAAGTTGAGAAGGCGGTGAAGGGGGTGCCGGGGGCAGCTGATGTAAGCGTCGAGCAGGTGACGGGGCAGCCCCTCGTCCAGGTGGAGGTTGATCGCGCCGCCACCGCGCGCTACGGCATACCTGCCGCGGAGGTCCTAGAAGTGGTAGAAGCCCTCGGCGGGCGGCACGTGGGGGACCTCCAGGAGGGGGAGCGGCGATTTCCTATCGCCGTTCGGGTTGACGACCGTTATCGAGCCGAACCTGACGACCTGGGCCGGATACTCGTCACCTCCGCAAGCGGCGAACGGATTCCGCTCTCGCTCCTTACGAAGATCAACACGAGCGAGGGGCCTTCCACCATCAACAGGGAGTGGGGCAAGAGGCGGATCGTCGTCCAGGCAAATGTACGGGGCAGTGACGTCGGGAGCTTCGTTTCCGACGTCCAGGCGGCCATCGAGCGGGAGGTGAAACTGCCGAGCGGCTACTACGTGCAGTACGGCGGCCAGTTCGAGAACCTGCAGCGCGCCCAGAAGAGGCTGATGATCGTGGTCCCCATAGCGCTCCTCCTCATCTTTACCCTCCTCTACTTTACCTACGGAAGAGTGATAGATGCCGCGCGCGTCTTCACCGGCGTGCCCTTCGCAGCCGTGGGCGGAATAGTGGCTCTCTGGCTTCGCGGCATGCCCTTCAGCATATCCGCCGGTGTCGGGTTCGTGGCGCTTTCGGGGGTGTCCGTGCTCGGTGACATGGTCCTTGTTTCCGCCGTACGGGACCTGACAGCCAAAGGGGTGCCGCTTCTGGAAGCGATCCGGCAGGCGGCCGAAAAGCGGCTTCGTCCGGTCCTGATGACGGCGCTTGTGGCAAGTCTGGGTTTTGTCCCCATGGCGCTGAATACGGGAATCGGCGCCGAGGTTCAGAGACCGCTGGCCACGGTTGTCATCGGCGGGGTGGTATCGTCGACCTTGCTCACGCTTCTCGTGCTTCCGGTGCTGTACGTAGTCTTCGGGCGGCCGCAAGGTGTGGAGAGTATTGAGAAAACCGAGTGA
- a CDS encoding methyl-accepting chemotaxis protein: protein MKFQNMKLGVRLAIGFGAIIAAIGLFVALTTYSFDRVEKTALHIKNETIPFALLAEEIAFNAVQVQQFLTDVGATREPDAYKDAEEAAQGFVKGLNRFEEMFRRENDTKSLQEISDLRREFTAFYAMGKKMAEDYITSGVEGGNATMREFDAASKTLTEKINTFRHEQVTETERLTSGMIGSMEKAKLILFGVGAAAVLFGLFVSWSISRSITKPVKEIVSVIEKIAAGDLREKPSCAGRDEIGLLSSAVNRMVDDMNSVFSSVMSACGNVASASAQLHSTSEQIATGMEEVASQASTVAAAGEEMAATSNEISMNCSRAAGSATDAGKSVEKSSEVIRQTVEGIHQISERVKLSAGCVTSLGERSEQIGQIIGTIEDIADQTNLLALNAAIEAARAGEQGRGFAVVADEVRALATRTARATEEIAGLIGCIRKEIDEAVTGMKEGVAEPREERKMLPAPGKQ from the coding sequence ATGAAATTCCAGAATATGAAGCTCGGCGTTAGGTTGGCGATAGGTTTCGGGGCGATAATCGCAGCGATAGGGCTGTTCGTTGCCTTGACCACCTATTCTTTCGACCGGGTGGAGAAGACGGCCCTCCATATAAAGAATGAAACCATCCCCTTCGCCCTGCTCGCCGAAGAGATCGCATTCAATGCCGTACAGGTGCAGCAGTTCCTGACGGATGTCGGCGCCACACGGGAGCCGGACGCATACAAGGACGCGGAGGAAGCTGCACAGGGTTTCGTGAAGGGCCTGAACCGTTTCGAGGAGATGTTCCGCCGGGAGAACGACACGAAATCGTTGCAGGAGATCTCCGACCTGCGGCGCGAGTTCACAGCCTTCTATGCCATGGGGAAAAAGATGGCGGAGGACTACATCACAAGTGGGGTCGAGGGGGGTAACGCCACGATGCGGGAGTTCGATGCCGCGTCGAAAACGCTTACCGAGAAGATCAATACATTCCGTCATGAGCAGGTCACCGAGACCGAGCGGCTGACCTCCGGGATGATCGGCTCCATGGAAAAGGCGAAGCTCATCCTCTTCGGAGTGGGGGCTGCCGCCGTTCTCTTCGGCCTCTTCGTATCCTGGAGCATCAGCCGCAGCATAACGAAACCTGTGAAGGAAATAGTGTCGGTCATCGAAAAGATAGCAGCCGGTGATCTGAGGGAAAAGCCTTCCTGCGCGGGCAGGGATGAAATAGGCCTGCTGTCGTCGGCGGTGAACCGGATGGTGGATGATATGAATTCGGTCTTCTCGTCGGTCATGTCCGCCTGCGGAAACGTGGCTTCCGCCTCGGCGCAGCTGCATTCGACCTCTGAGCAGATAGCGACGGGGATGGAAGAGGTGGCGAGCCAGGCATCCACCGTCGCTGCCGCAGGAGAGGAGATGGCTGCCACATCGAACGAGATCTCCATGAACTGCTCCCGTGCGGCGGGAAGCGCCACCGACGCCGGAAAGTCGGTGGAGAAGAGTTCCGAGGTGATCCGCCAGACGGTGGAGGGAATACATCAGATATCGGAAAGGGTAAAGCTATCTGCCGGATGTGTAACGAGCCTGGGGGAGAGATCGGAACAGATAGGCCAGATAATCGGAACAATTGAAGATATAGCCGACCAGACCAACCTTCTGGCGCTAAATGCGGCTATCGAGGCGGCACGTGCCGGGGAGCAGGGACGTGGCTTCGCTGTGGTGGCCGATGAAGTGCGGGCACTTGCGACACGCACCGCCAGGGCGACCGAAGAAATCGCCGGGTTGATCGGGTGCATACGGAAGGAAATAGACGAGGCCGTCACCGGGATGAAGGAGGGGGTGGCGGAGCCGAGAGAAGAAAGGAAGATGCTGCCGGCTCCGGGGAAGCAATAA
- a CDS encoding response regulator, whose amino-acid sequence MNEGACSILLVDDNGNDRELLRRFFTAAGFEAACAPGGEEALRLLEERQPDVLITDLNMPEIDGLQLSLMARSILPDISVVLITADVTPELAPLARRAGICAIFSKPLDLRRLHALVKEEKRKRDLARTGKSGTPSAAWGCWTCPVCGTPHQGWSPINICAKCGFKD is encoded by the coding sequence ATGAACGAGGGAGCTTGCAGCATTCTGCTGGTAGACGACAACGGGAACGACAGAGAGCTTTTGCGAAGGTTTTTCACGGCGGCAGGTTTTGAGGCGGCGTGTGCTCCCGGCGGAGAAGAAGCGCTTCGGTTGCTGGAAGAACGGCAGCCTGATGTCCTGATCACGGACCTGAACATGCCGGAGATCGACGGTCTGCAACTCTCGCTCATGGCCAGAAGCATCTTGCCCGACATATCCGTCGTGCTCATAACCGCCGATGTCACGCCGGAGCTGGCACCTTTGGCCCGACGGGCAGGGATATGCGCGATCTTTTCCAAACCGCTGGATTTAAGGAGACTGCACGCCCTCGTGAAGGAGGAAAAGAGAAAGCGCGATCTTGCTCGCACCGGGAAATCCGGCACGCCAAGCGCCGCATGGGGGTGCTGGACATGCCCCGTCTGCGGGACGCCCCATCAAGGATGGAGCCCCATCAACATATGCGCTAAGTGCGGTTTCAAAGATTGA